The sequence below is a genomic window from Halodesulfovibrio sp. MK-HDV.
GTACTTAACTGCTGTTGGTACTATGTCCAGTGCAGCGACTCTGCCTGTTTCCTTGGAATGTGCAGCAAAGTCAAAAGTACTTTCCAAAAGTGTTGTAGAATTTATGGTTCCACTCGGCGCAACTGTTCATTTGTGTGGTTCTGTTTTGACAGAAACTTTCTTTGCTATGACAATTTCGATGATGCTTTACGGAACCTTGCCTTCTGTAGCTACAATGGCATTGTTTATCGCGTTGTTCGGTATTTTCGCGATTGGTGCACCGGGTGTTCCTGGCGGCACTGTTATGGCATCTCTTGGTATTGTTGTGGGTGTTCTGCATTTCGATCCTGCAGGTGTGGCTTTATTGCTAGCAATCTTTGCGTTGCAGGATAGTTTTGGTACTGCATGTAACGTAACCGGTGACGGCGCACTTGCGCTGATGCTGGAAGGTATCTTTAATAAAGATAAAAAATTGAATTAGCTACTTTTGACGTAAAAAAGGTGGAGTAAGTAACTCCACCTTTTTTTTTGCTTTGAATTAATTATCGTTCTCGCGTTCTTTTATTTTCTCTATTGCTTGTTGTGCGATCTGGGCGACAGTGGTGCAATGGATTGCGCGGTCACAATAAAGATCTATCGGGCAAGCATCATTAAGAAGACTTTCAAGTGCTGGGATATTTGCTTCTGTGCCTATGAAGCCAAGAGCCCACGCTGAAAGCCCCCGGCCTTCATTGTCCTCGTCCTGTAAGCCCCACGATAAAGCTCTAACAGACGGTAGCATGAGTTCTGGATATTTCTTCGCCATTCTTCCAAGTCCCCAGTAAACCCCTCTACGGAGCGGTGGATGATCTAGATAATTGTCATCGTCTGATGTTTCCCGAACATATGAATGCAACATTCTATTGTATTCATTTGCCAGAATCTTACTGTTGATCATCGACTCTGCCATCGCTTCGGGAATACCCCAACCTACATTTCCTGACTCTTCGTTCATATGCCAGAGTAGACGTCGCATTGTAATGCGCGCCTGCTCAATATCTTCTGTTGCAAGTTTTCCCATCACCAAACCAAACGTTGTAATTGCTCGCCATTTCATTTCTCCACCAAAAAGGAAGAATGACATGAGCGGGCCCACAGTTTGTGTGGCAGGTATGGAAATTATGTGCTGCAGGGAGTCTTCCCATGCTGGTTGTTCAAGCATCGAACGTAGTTCTGTTTTTAAAGCACGAAATCTTGGCATATGCGCCTCCGAATCATTTGTTAACTTAACAGTAGGTGTTACTGATAAGAAATCAAGCTTTTTATGTACCTTATAGTTTATTTACTCTGTTTACTTCTAATTAAGATATAGGATTTGCAGCGGAAAAACAGGATAAGTGCACCAGTGCATGCTCGACTCTCTAAAATGTTAGTGGTATACGGCTTATTGAGAAAAAGGGAGTGGCTTAACATGTTTCTTCCTTTTTGACCCCGCCCGGTTTTTATCTATGTAGGTTGAAACCATTCCCCCACGGGCGGGGGTTTTTCATCAAATATACGTTGCGGGCGCGTCCTGCAGTGCCTAGAGGTGGAATATGGATAAGGCAAAAAAAGAAGCAATACAGGTTACTAAAGAAATTGTGGTAAAGTTTATTGAGACTGGCCGCGTTTCACCTTCTAATATCAGCGAAGTGTTTCCTGCGGTATTTGAAGTTGTTTCTTCTACTGTTTGTGAAGACGAATCGGAAACCGAAGAGTAGGCTTTGTAGTACATGCAATGTTCACCAAATGAACATGCCAATGAAGTTTCTGGCATGTTTAGCCGTATTGCCCGCTGGTACGACTTCTTAAATCATCTGCTTAGTGGCGGAATGGATTATTACTGGCGACAGCAGCTTGTGAAAGCAACAGTACCGGGAAAAACCGGTCTTATGCTTGACCTTGCCGCTGGTACTATGGACGTATCTTTAGAAATAGTCCGCCAGCATCCGCAGACAAAAGTTGCTGCATTGGATTATTGTCGTCCGATGCTGACCACTGGTCGCAAGAAGCTTACTAAGGGACGTAGCAGACGTATCTTCCCTGTACATGCCGATGGCAGAACCCTGCCTTTACCGGATAACAGTGTAGATTGCGCAACAATTTCTTTCGGAATTCGCAACATCATTCCACGCGAACAAGCATTTAAGGAACTTAATCGAGTACTTGTGCCTGGTGGGAGATTGTGTATTCTTGAATTTGGTACTGGGAAGAACCCTGTTTGGAAGGGCTTTTACAATATGTACCTGAAAAAAATTCTTCCTATGATCGGTAAAGTTTTTTCTGGTGATGTCAGTGCATACCAGTATCTTGCTGATACCATCATGGCGTTTCCGACTGCTGCTGAACTGAGCACGGAAATGGTGGAAGCCGGTTTTGACCGTGTGTACTACAAGCCGATGACGTCGGGCATTGTGTACTTGCACGTTGCACAAAAGAAAGCCGAGTAGAAACCCGAAGAGGTGAGAGAACCTGTCGCAATTTGTTTGCAACAGGAAATGCCCCGTTATTAAATGACGGGGAAGCGTAGCGTTGAAATACGGTGCGTTTAATGGCGCATAAGCCAAACGAGCAGAACACCGGCGGACATGGCGGTTAAGCCCATGTAACGCAATGCGTTAGGGCCGCGTTCTGCAATTTCGCGCAAGTATTTAGGGAGTTTGTCCGCAAAAAGGACGTATGGAAGACCTTCGAGAACGAATGCAAGCCCCAGCGCTGTAAGTAGTAAATTCCAATCTATCTGCATGGAGCCTGTTTTTTCATACACAGGCCATTAAGTCCAGCAGGTAACGAGGAGAAGACATGGTATCTTTTGAACGAATTGTGTCTGGAGATGTCCCTATTGCCGTTATCGGCCTCGGGTATGTCGGTTTACCTCTTGCTATTTCTTTGGCGAAACATTTTTCTGTTATCGGTTACGATCAGCATGCGCAGCGAATAGATGAACTGCGTCGTGGTAAAGATCGAACCGGTGAGATCTCCCAAGAAGCTCTCAGTAATAGTACTGCGTATTTTACTGCTGATCCGCAGCTTTTAGAAAAAGCTGGTGTGCACATAATAGCGGTACCGACGCCTATCGATGCACATCACACACCGGACTTAATTCCGTTACTTATGGCTACTCGAACCGTTGCTTCCTTCATGCAGCGCGATTCAGTTGTAGTCTACGAGTCAACGGTATGGCCGGGAGCCACTGAAGAAAAGTGTGTTCCTGTGCTCGAAAATGTATCCGGAATGCGGTTTGGCAGGGACTTTACTGTCGGTTATTCGCCGGAGCGCATTAATCCCGGAGATAAAGTGCATACCATTGAAAATGTCGTCAAAATTATTGCTGGTTCTGACGACATGACAACAGCTTTGTTGGCAGGGCTGTATGGCAGGATTATTCCTGCAGGGGTGCATGCTACCAGTTCTATAATGGTTGCCGAAGCTGCAAAAGTTATTGAAAACACACAACGTGATTTGAACATAGCTTTAATGAACGAACTGGCGATTATCTTTAACTCCTTGGGGATTGATACAGGCGAAGTGCTTGAAGCAGCTGGAACAAAATGGAATTTTCTGCCATTTACGCCAGGGCTTGTTGGCGGGCACTGCATAGGGGTAGACCCGTATTATCTGACTTTTAAGGCAGAATCGTTAGGATATCATCCGCAGGTTATTCTTGCCGGTAGACGTATTAACGATTCGATGGGCAAATTTGTTGCTGAGTCCTGCGTTAAGGAACTTATCCGTCGAGGTGTTTCAGTTCGTGATGCAAAAGTCGGGATTTTAGGGTTTACGTACAAAGAGAATGTGCCGGATATCCGCAACACCCGCGTAATTGATATTATCAGAGAATTAAAAGAGTACGGCATTGAAGCGCTCGTGCATGATCCTATTGCTGACAATGAACAGGCTATTCGTGAATATGAAATTTCGCTGAACTACCTGAAAGATTTTCAGCAGTTGGATGCTATAATTTTAGCAGTACCGCACGAAGAGTATTCTTTTATCCAGCCAAAACAGTTGCTCAAGTGGTTCCGAGATACCGGAAATACTTTAGTGTTAGATGTGAAAGGCTTTTTCGAGCCTGCTGTGATGGAGGCAGCAGGATTAGAACTTTGGAGAATGTGACGATGGCTGGACCTTTGCGCGTAGATTGTAGAAAAGATTGTTGAACTGGGTATTTCGAAGCGAGTTCGCTTCTGAAAAAAATGGAAAAAGGAACACAGCTTATAGTTGCCGCCGCAGAAGAAGATCGCAGACGTCTTGAACGTATTGCGAGATTGCGCGATGCCAGCATCGTTGCTGAGCTTTCGTTGGGCGGAACGCTTGTTAACTTTACCTTGGAAAAAATTAAATGACACTGGTTATCGCAACAGCAACTCAGACTGAAATGAAAGCTGTTCTGCTAGGGTTTAACAGGCGAGGACGGATTGGATGCAAGCTCCCCGGTATGGGGGGCTGTTGTGAAACGCCTGTTAATAATCACCATTGTCTACTTGCTATCACGGGAGTCGGGCCTGTTAATGCTGCACTAAGCATTGGCAGAATTCTCGGTGAGTGTAAGGGTATTTCTGGTGTCCTAAACCTCGGGGTTGCAGGAAGTTTTGATTTAGAGCAAGCTCCGCTGGGCAGTATAGTAGCTGCCGATTTGGAAGTTTGGCCGGAATACGGACTGCGTACAGCAGACGGTGTTGATCCGGAAGGCATTAAATTTCCTGTATGGGAATATAGTGGAGTAGATGGCCGGTATTCGGTGTGGGATAGAATAGAGCTTGATTCAGAAAAAGGTTTCCGGATGCTCAATTTATCGTCACCTAAGGATTTACTCACAGGCACAAGCATGACAGTATCCGGCGTTACCGGAACAGAAGAACGCGCCCATATGCTTATGGAGCGGTACAAACCGCTTACAGAAAATATGGAAGGGTTCTCCCTTGCACTCGCTTGTCTTCAGGCCGGAATTCCTTTTCTTGAACTTCGCACCGTTTCTAATCTGGTTGGGTCTCGCAAGCCGGAGCACTGGAAGCTGGACGATGCGCTTCAAGCTCTTGGTAGACACGCCAGGGAGCTTTTTGTTTAGAAGGTATTGAAAAACAGAGTGCCTAAGTACTGGCACTTTTTTTACAATGACTTCTAAGATGTTGGATTCACGTTTTTTCGATGGAAGCTTTTCTATGCAAGAACTCTTAGAGTACCTTACGTTAAAACAACCGCGAATTAATGCGACGTTGGCGGCAGAAACTGCTCAGCTTAACGCATTAGTTCAGCCTGTTGTTTCCCATGTGCTTACTGCCGGTGGAAAAAGGCTGCGCCCTTTGCTTACTCTGCTTACTGCTGCAACTCTCGGGTATACTGATGATGACATCTACCCGCTTGCTTGTTCTGTAGAGCTGCTTCATTCTGCCACATTAATGCACGACGATATTATCGACGATGCTGAACTTCGCCGTGGAAAACCTGCTGCGCATACGCAATTTGGTAATACCAAAACCGTGCTTGCAGGCGACGTACTTCTTGCACAGGCAAACCTTGTTGTTGCGCGCTATAATGACTCGCGCCTCACACAGTGCATTGCAGAAGCAATCGTAGAAACTGCGACTGGTGAGATTGAAGAGATTGAATATCTTCATTCTACTAACCATTCGCAGCAAACCTACATCGATATTATCAAAGGGAAAACCGCATTCTTGCTACAAGCATCATGTATTATGGGTGCTATCAAAGCAGGCGGTTCTGATGAGCAGATAGCTGCGGCATCTGATTTTGGTATGAACCTCGGCATTGCGTTTCAGATTGTTGATGACGCTCTGGACTTTGCTGTTTCTACTAAATCAATCGGTAAACCGGTGGCGGGCGACCTTCGTGAAGGTAAGCTTACCCCACCGTTACTTATGTACCTTAATACCCTTGAAGGTACAGAACGAGGCGATTTTGTAACCAAGTTTGAAGCTGGAATATTCTCTGAAGAAGAAATTTGCTTTGTTGCAAAACAAATTCGCGAGCTCGGCTTAGATGATGCCACACGCGAACTTGCAGATTCTTATTTGGACAAGGCACAGCAGGCACTTGAAATTTTGCCAGCGTGTCCGGAACGAAAGATACTGCTGCAAACTTTGGATTACGTTAAATCACGTAGTGCATAATTATTAAGGCCGTAGGGGAGACTCTGCGGCTTTTTAATTTTATGATAAAATAGTTTTTTATTTTGCCTTCNGCGAGTAGGCGGGCGCTGCCCCCTACACCCCCGTAAGGGGACGCGTCCCCTTGACCCCCTGTTAGGGCTGACTTTTGTAACGGGTACACGTAGACTGTTGGGTTTATGAGAAACGATATTTATTTAGTTCTAGCTAACGGTATGAAAGGTAGTGAGACATAAGCCGCGAGGTGGTGTTAAAAAACACGTAGATCTCGCAGATAAAATTTTTTGGAGATTTTTAAGAACCTTTTTTGAAAAAAAAGGTTCTTAAAGTCCCGCTGACAAGCGCCGCCGGAGGCACTTCCACGATTGGCTGCGCGCAGCTATCAAATATCTGTCAAAGGTACGTAGAAACTGTCTTGGGTTGTACCGAGTTGTCTCAACCGGACAGTATTGGGCTTTGTGTTTAAATGAGGTATATACCCCGCCATCACAGCCGGAATAAAACTGTGTTGGTGTGTTTATTCTTTCCAAATACAGCGGGAAGACTATTGAGTCTGCCCGTTAATTTCAGCAAGCATCAGGAGAAAATACATGCTGCGGCGCATTGAAGCTGGTCTTAGAGAAGGTGTTGTTGATACTCAGGGTATCAAAACTGCTAACAAGATCAGGGAAGCTCTCGGATTTGACGCAAAAGACGTTCGTCAGGTCAAGGTGTTTACTGTAGATGGTCTGACAGAAGAACAGCTTAATACAGTTGTGAGTGAGGCTGCTCTGCATGATCCCGTACTTCAGGACGCGGCGCTTTCTCCGGTAGCCAGTCAGGCAGACTGGGTACTCGAAGTTGGGTTCCGTCCGGGTGTAACAGATAACGAAGGCCGCACAGCGCGGGAAACAATTGCCATTGTTCTGGAACTTGCAGATCGCGAAGCGGTTTCTGTATATGTTGCAGACCAGTTCCATATTTATGGTGACTTTACGGAAGAGCAGATCGCATCTATCGGCCGTGATGTTTTGGCAAACGAACTGATTCAGCGTTTTGAATACAAATGCAAAGCGGACTGGCAGAAAGAGCCAGGTTTTGCTGCTGTAGCTGCTCGG
It includes:
- the mqnB gene encoding futalosine hydrolase, producing the protein MTLVIATATQTEMKAVLLGFNRRGRIGCKLPGMGGCCETPVNNHHCLLAITGVGPVNAALSIGRILGECKGISGVLNLGVAGSFDLEQAPLGSIVAADLEVWPEYGLRTADGVDPEGIKFPVWEYSGVDGRYSVWDRIELDSEKGFRMLNLSSPKDLLTGTSMTVSGVTGTEERAHMLMERYKPLTENMEGFSLALACLQAGIPFLELRTVSNLVGSRKPEHWKLDDALQALGRHARELFV
- a CDS encoding DVU0298 family protein codes for the protein MPRFRALKTELRSMLEQPAWEDSLQHIISIPATQTVGPLMSFFLFGGEMKWRAITTFGLVMGKLATEDIEQARITMRRLLWHMNEESGNVGWGIPEAMAESMINSKILANEYNRMLHSYVRETSDDDNYLDHPPLRRGVYWGLGRMAKKYPELMLPSVRALSWGLQDEDNEGRGLSAWALGFIGTEANIPALESLLNDACPIDLYCDRAIHCTTVAQIAQQAIEKIKERENDN
- the ubiE gene encoding bifunctional demethylmenaquinone methyltransferase/2-methoxy-6-polyprenyl-1,4-benzoquinol methylase UbiE, with protein sequence MQCSPNEHANEVSGMFSRIARWYDFLNHLLSGGMDYYWRQQLVKATVPGKTGLMLDLAAGTMDVSLEIVRQHPQTKVAALDYCRPMLTTGRKKLTKGRSRRIFPVHADGRTLPLPDNSVDCATISFGIRNIIPREQAFKELNRVLVPGGRLCILEFGTGKNPVWKGFYNMYLKKILPMIGKVFSGDVSAYQYLADTIMAFPTAAELSTEMVEAGFDRVYYKPMTSGIVYLHVAQKKAE
- a CDS encoding polyprenyl synthetase family protein; protein product: MQELLEYLTLKQPRINATLAAETAQLNALVQPVVSHVLTAGGKRLRPLLTLLTAATLGYTDDDIYPLACSVELLHSATLMHDDIIDDAELRRGKPAAHTQFGNTKTVLAGDVLLAQANLVVARYNDSRLTQCIAEAIVETATGEIEEIEYLHSTNHSQQTYIDIIKGKTAFLLQASCIMGAIKAGGSDEQIAAASDFGMNLGIAFQIVDDALDFAVSTKSIGKPVAGDLREGKLTPPLLMYLNTLEGTERGDFVTKFEAGIFSEEEICFVAKQIRELGLDDATRELADSYLDKAQQALEILPACPERKILLQTLDYVKSRSA
- a CDS encoding nucleotide sugar dehydrogenase; its protein translation is MVSFERIVSGDVPIAVIGLGYVGLPLAISLAKHFSVIGYDQHAQRIDELRRGKDRTGEISQEALSNSTAYFTADPQLLEKAGVHIIAVPTPIDAHHTPDLIPLLMATRTVASFMQRDSVVVYESTVWPGATEEKCVPVLENVSGMRFGRDFTVGYSPERINPGDKVHTIENVVKIIAGSDDMTTALLAGLYGRIIPAGVHATSSIMVAEAAKVIENTQRDLNIALMNELAIIFNSLGIDTGEVLEAAGTKWNFLPFTPGLVGGHCIGVDPYYLTFKAESLGYHPQVILAGRRINDSMGKFVAESCVKELIRRGVSVRDAKVGILGFTYKENVPDIRNTRVIDIIRELKEYGIEALVHDPIADNEQAIREYEISLNYLKDFQQLDAIILAVPHEEYSFIQPKQLLKWFRDTGNTLVLDVKGFFEPAVMEAAGLELWRM
- a CDS encoding DUF2065 domain-containing protein, with the protein product MQIDWNLLLTALGLAFVLEGLPYVLFADKLPKYLREIAERGPNALRYMGLTAMSAGVLLVWLMRH